The DNA window TATGATAACGGCATCAGCCAAAGAGGCTTCATTAACAACAATTAAGCCGTTCTCACCCGCTCTGCCGATGAGATGTTCACTTTCCACTTGATTAACTTTGCATCCGAAGGTATAAATATAAATATTCATTGATGGTGGAGATCCGTCTGTTTTTTTAAAAATTATAGAACCCTGTAGGTTTCCTATTATAAACCTGGAAGGCATCCGTTCCGCAGAGGAGCGGATGCCTTTTGCATTTACAGAATCCGCGTTCCATATGGAATATGGTGCAACCATATATCCTTTGCCTCCAAAAAGGAAGGCTTTTCTATTTTCTCATTTCTCTTAATCTGCTAAAATAGAGAATATGAAGAAATACTTTCTCCGCACACTCTTTATAATCCTTGCCGTTCTGCTGATGATGTATATCTTTCAGTTCAGGCAGAGCTTCGTCCCCATGTTTGAAAACATAATAGACAACAATAAAAGCATCTTTCAGTCATACTCCGCTAAGGTTGTGAAGACCGGAAACGAGTATAATGTCCAGCTTAAGGATGTGATAGGAACCACCTCCGAGGGGAGCAGAAGCGTCTATGTGCGGCTTGATGTCACAATCAGCGCCGGAAGCAGGAAAGCAGCGGAGGAGATGGGCGGCAAAGCAGGCAATACTGTTGCCGCCGTAACGGAAGCCATCAGCATGACTGCCCCATCCATTCTGGACACTCCCGAAGGCAAAAATATACTGAAAAGAAATATAGAGCGAACCCTGACCGAGGCATACGGTCCGGAAGCGGCAAAAGACATATATTTTGAAAATTTTGTTTACCAATAGGATGACATGATTGACGCAAACAACATAAAAAAAAGCTACAAAGAACAATGGAACCGCATAAAAGAGGACAGCAGAACAAAAGGACGCACCGCGAAGGAAGTTCTTGAAAACATAACCGCGCTTGTGGATCAGCTTGTCATGACCCTTGTTCAGAAGCATTCATGGTATGCGGGCGGGCTTTCCTTCCTTGCGCTTGGCGGCTACGCGCGCAAACAGATGGCTCCCCACTCAGACATTGACCTCCTGATACTTCATGAGGGTGAACTCACTGAAAAGCAAAAGGAATTTCTCAGTCTCTTCACCACGGACATGTGGGACATAGGCACTAACCCCGGAATCCAGATCAAGGAGATAGGCGAAGTGGCGGATGCCGCCCTTGAGGATGATGTAGTGCGCACATCCTTCATAGACAACCGTTTTCTCATTGGTGACACAGTTGTTTACGATCTGTTCCGCTCTGTCATGAATGACCGTCTGGCGGAAAAAGGGGTGAGCGCTTTTCTTCTCAGCAAAATTCAGTCGGTCAGAAAACGTTCAAGCAAGTTCCGCGACTCCATCTACCGCCTCGAACCCAACATAAAGGAGGGAAGCGGCGGTGTAAGGGACATAAACACAATCTGCTGGATATGCAAGATCCAATACAAGACCAGCTCTCTCAAGGCACTGATAGAAAACAGCATGCTGCTGCCGGATGAGCTGACATCCCTCGAAAGGGCTTCCGAGTTCCTTTTCAGAATCCGCAATGAACTGCACTACTACCACAACAGAAAATACGACATAATGAGCCTTGATGCGCAGAAGGATCTGGCGGAAGTGCTGGGCTACCGCTCCACATCAACCATTATGAGCGTTGAAAGCTTCATGCGTGACTACTACAGAACAGCAAAAACCATAGCCGAAATAACAGAGAGAGTTATCAACCGCACCATGGCTGAACTCACTCTCAAGATGCTTCACCGCAAATCGGTTAAGATGTCAGAACTTGGCGAAGGTTTCATAAAATACGGCAATCAGCTTACCCTCAAGAGCAAGAATGTGTTCGCCGAAAAACCGAAAAGGCTGCTGACTGTCTTTATGTTCGCCTCTGTTCAGGGGCTGAAAATCTCCGACAGCACATACGATACCATACGCGCCAGCCTCTATATGATAGACGGAAAATATATCCGCCAGCACGGCGAGTTTTTTCTCAAGATTCTTGCCCGCTTCCCGGATTCCTCCGAAATATGCTCCCGCATGGCAAAGGCCGGGGTGCTGCAGGCCATGATCCCCGAATTTGAAGAGATTGACTGCAAGCCCCAGTTCGACTACTACCATCATTACACTGTGGATGAGCATACCTTCCTCGCCCTCGGCTATATTGACAGGCTTCTGCTGGATAATCCGCCGCACCTCTCAATTTATCTTGAAGTGCTTAACCAGATTGAAAGAAAGGATCTTCTGGCTCTTTCCATCATCCTCCATGACATAGGCAAGGGGCAGGGGAAAAACCATTCGGAAGTCGG is part of the Geovibrio ferrireducens genome and encodes:
- a CDS encoding flagellar basal body-associated FliL family protein, whose protein sequence is MKKYFLRTLFIILAVLLMMYIFQFRQSFVPMFENIIDNNKSIFQSYSAKVVKTGNEYNVQLKDVIGTTSEGSRSVYVRLDVTISAGSRKAAEEMGGKAGNTVAAVTEAISMTAPSILDTPEGKNILKRNIERTLTEAYGPEAAKDIYFENFVYQ
- the glnD gene encoding [protein-PII] uridylyltransferase, with product MIDANNIKKSYKEQWNRIKEDSRTKGRTAKEVLENITALVDQLVMTLVQKHSWYAGGLSFLALGGYARKQMAPHSDIDLLILHEGELTEKQKEFLSLFTTDMWDIGTNPGIQIKEIGEVADAALEDDVVRTSFIDNRFLIGDTVVYDLFRSVMNDRLAEKGVSAFLLSKIQSVRKRSSKFRDSIYRLEPNIKEGSGGVRDINTICWICKIQYKTSSLKALIENSMLLPDELTSLERASEFLFRIRNELHYYHNRKYDIMSLDAQKDLAEVLGYRSTSTIMSVESFMRDYYRTAKTIAEITERVINRTMAELTLKMLHRKSVKMSELGEGFIKYGNQLTLKSKNVFAEKPKRLLTVFMFASVQGLKISDSTYDTIRASLYMIDGKYIRQHGEFFLKILARFPDSSEICSRMAKAGVLQAMIPEFEEIDCKPQFDYYHHYTVDEHTFLALGYIDRLLLDNPPHLSIYLEVLNQIERKDLLALSIILHDIGKGQGKNHSEVGARMSKIICRRFGMSMDDTDTVSNLVLHHLLMSKIAQRRDIHDVEVIRHFLNYISSKEELRLLFLLTYADMNAVGGKVFNEWRHTLLSELYQKALNSLDTENLEHEQVKVISRKREKLLERTADSEELNELAKSIDEELLYTSSVGHIIRLLHLAVKVKNSHDVIIETELREDLGGIEISVCTQDYAGVLRRMAGALSSLGLNIMWAQINTLANNITIDKLIVQNPWDQRDSIEEKCDNMVKRVREAVLGNFDIDRALENKQAVFGRKQSSVAYKKDKVVFDNEISGQYTILDIFTEDRLGLLYNILGIFKKLGLNLIKAKISTDVDKVVDSFYLTDLNGEKITDEQTLESIRQELIFELGSPNI